The Gigantopelta aegis isolate Gae_Host chromosome 3, Gae_host_genome, whole genome shotgun sequence genome segment ATACcgcaattattatttttattcacattCAGTCGGGGCCTACTTACTATATTtgtgaaattttgttttgtatacctAACAAATAAAGAATAAACAACTATAAATCTATATAAGAAggaaaaaactatttaaaaaaaattgcactaCTGAGAGGCGAACTAGGTTCGCCCTTGCCGTGCGCTTACGCTCTATCCATTAAaccacaataattataatttaatttacataaCGAAACGATACAGTAAGGTAATTCCTTGTTTGGAGGTAAATAGTTTCATATTATGTAGATGAACAAGGACAGTGTTTTCGCTCGTCATAATGATTATACGCAAATTAATTGTCTTGTGGCTGGCTCCATCGTTTACGTCACGAGAAATGGTGAGCGGTGACATGGTGAACGGtggtctttaaagggacattcctgagtttgctgcaattttaaagatgttatcgactaacactaACAGAGCCGTTTTGATGACTAtaagtacatatcaaatatatttctctgcataaaatattagtggctgtatattaaacgtgttttagATCGCTCTAGTATTTGTACAAGATTAAATtgcatcttatttcctaaaacatattttttcgtacgtacgaaattatttgaagacaaaatccagttagggcttcttataaatattaagacgaccagaaacacgttgaatatacagacactgatattctaaacaagaaaatatatttaatacgcaagtttaatcgttgaactattttattagacggaaacatcatacaatgcagcaaactcgggaatgtcccctttaacaataaaacatatttaattagttaaaGCTGTGTACCTGTATTCCGGCACCTGTTATTTCATGGTGTTTACTAAAGAACGTCACTTGTAAAATTATTGTCCACTGTCGTTAGCGTGTGTATGTTAACATCTTGATAGGTGACAATGATGTCATTATCCACCCCAGGAGAGGAGCGCTTTCCCGCGTTCATTGTTGGTTCCTCTGGAGCGTTACGGTAAATCTAGTGTCGCATTGACTTAAAGTGCCTTTATCCATTGAAGGTTTAGTCACCTCTTCCGTGGATACCGTTCACCATCAAAGGCGGGGACCCCCGATGTCGAGTCTGTACCCACGACGAGGAACGGAAACATCTGTTCTTCTTgttatcttttttaaaatgtgtcacgGTAATTAAGTCGCCATATGGCATATGGGAATGTTAACGGGACTTGATTGCTCGCATCATAGTATGACGATTATAAATTCATTGCTAACAATCATTCATTACTTCGAACACAGCTGCTAACAGTCATTCGTTACTTTGGACACAGCCATGGACCCCTTTGAAACGTAAGTTTTACATTTACTTCTTTTTACGTATTAAAATtgcattcatttatatattgcaacgattttaaaatcagtacacCTCTTAAGAAATCTCAGTTACATTAAATGtcgttcttttttttcagtatcgATGATTTTGATTTCGAACGTCTGTTCGATGAATTAAGGTtagattattttataaattgttactagactttttatcttttattcAACGTCTACGAAATACAGGCTCTGTTGTTTCGTAGATTGTCCAAACTTTGCAACAACCAATATGTCGATCAATTGTTTGTCAATGATTAAGTGAACAAACAATATACTGTTGATTGATTGAATaagtatacaatacaatacaataactttatttccatgttcatatatgaataataaaaaacatagtctggttgaccagcaaaaataaagtacataatcGCTAACATAAAACCCCCCACCTAAACTATAACtctaataaagtacatgtagtgtaacagATTATATTGTCTTTTGTCTGTTCTTCAATATtcggtaaattaaaataaaataaataacaaattatagcaaacaacaacaattagtATACAATATGTAGATATCAAAAGGAGGAAAGTACGTTTAACACTACTGAGGTCATTTAAAGTAACCAGGCATCCGATTGGTTAGAATTGGTAATGTATTGCGCAGCAGCTGTTTCGCTGATATTATGTTTGAGATAACCGGAGACAGTGCGCATTGCATAacgtcaaatacatgtacatcgaCCGTTCTTTTCATTAGTAATAAACTGCATTGTAGCTTAACAAATCAacttgtttgatatatatatatatatatatatatatatatatatatatatatatatatatatatatatatgctgtcCTCGCTAAAAGTTTTATGTCGTTAATATATCATTGGTATGGACGTCGCTAAATTGTTACGGTCTCtaataattaaatgatttaCAGTATCACTTGTATATTTCCAGCGAAAAAGAATTTACCTTCCCCCCTCTCGCTCCCTCAAGCGTCACCACTACCGTCGTCTCCAGCAGTCCTGACGCCACCACGAGCGCCATGGATAGTGATGATGAGTAAGTGTTaagttttacataaaataaatattaaaattgcattCAGTTATATATTGCAACGActttaaaatcagtacaactctTAAGAAATCTCAGTCGCCTTAAAGCTAATAATGAACaatgctctttttttttcttcttttttttttacgtatcTCCTATATTTTCAGCGACGTGTTTATCTACACGCCCTCCACCATCGTCGCTTCCGGCAGCCCTGTCGCCACCACAAGCGCCACCGTCGCCAACCCTATATTAAGGTCTATTTTGAAGACCCCCTATATGTAAGTATTTACTGAAAACACACTATACCCTACTGTGCTTTATTGTATTACGTTCTTTTGTTTTCGATGTTGCTTTTGATATTAATGTTCAAGTGCGTTCAATCTGGCATTAAGGAGGTGGAGTGATTGCGTGTATGTTCTCTCTCTTATACAAAGACTAGACATACTGATTAaactgagattttttttttttacgtgttaaatatcttaagctcttaaaaaacaaaatcaacatttaatgggttttttctttttctttttcatggGCAGACAGGAACAAAAACGAATTCTTGCAATGATCATCAGGTCATTGCAAGAGTTTCACGAtacactgtaaataaaaaaataaaataaaactgtgttgtGATGTTTGGCCAATAATAACCTGGGTATAGTAATTCGATCGTCGGCTGATTAGGAAAAGTAGAGTCTGTTAACGGTTTCATTCTCTCCAGTATACTTCAGTTATTTTGTAGCTGTGTCGAGTGCGACAAAGCATCCATGTGATATGCGAAAAATGGTGTTCAGTCTTCAAATAACGTTggtaaaacttttatttatattaaaatgtgtttcgtATATTTCTGAGCTTAAAAATAAACGCATCACCTTTACATCgttaaatacacatttattgtataattatttttctacCACCAATTCATACTCATCCCTATAGTAGTTAAATGTATAAACTATAATAcatacttactttttttttctcggTGAATCATCCTCACAATCAAATAATGACAGTCCGATACAGTTATCTAACAGCTGCAATGTTTGTGGTTCAGCTCGGAATGGCGCAACTTTTTATACACTCGGTGGTctggtctaagtaggtcagttACGTCACGAGAAAGTAGGTCAGTAGGTCACGAGAAAGTAGGTCATGCTATGACTCATACCAAGGCCAAGGTCACGAAAAAGTAGGTCATGCCTCCAAACAGGCCTCCTTACTACTGGCCATATAGTTTGTTCCTCATTTtccaatagacctctttcacattccactgcgcatgtgcccgttgcggggtaacttgaggacgcaaaccgcgaactcacgcgagatctcgcaaaaatagacctgtggacaagttgggggggggggggggagggcataTAGACAATGGGAaggccacgcaataggaatgtgaatatctccatgattaattattctatcagtagggaacctgaaaattctgtcgacatccaacaagacatttgtgaattattgcttatcacgaaataaaaaatatttggttgttaACACCTgacaaaccatcggttcggattcgtacgcaataaatatcggatataggctgaaataatattaatgtgtgtgcgcgtgtatgtgcagatatttattgtatttaacatgatttaaatatttataaagcattatacagattacattcaggattcttgtcgggatttctttttaccaagttatttaaaattttgttcggtatttggaataaaattaaacgatacatatgaaatttgagctatggtatataaaacagtagaatcaggcccgtaggaacgatatctggagttggggaaGGGGAGGGAACACAAtatgtaagggggggggggggggggcaaaagccgtattttaaaccgggtttataaaagtggggctatagTCCCCCCTCCGAAATCTCGGTTGCTACCGACCTaagaatggtcagaaatgtaactatatttcatatacagctatttaaattcgaagcaaggttatttaacctaagaaagatgtaagttttatttagcCTATAACATattagactagccgacagcttgataatatagctacaaactcgggatggtctctttattataaactcatgagggtttattatgcgcagtcataaggtaccAGTCATAAGATActttgtttgaatgtttgaagcaaacatattaagttccatgtcaggcccgtagcgggggggggggggggggggggggggggggggggggtcggggtaTCGGACAATCCCCCCACGCAggattgagagttccgctcaaattgttattattttttttgattttacatataaaagtccttgtccccaaatgaccgggataacgtagcaagaacgtctgtctgaggttccatttgctgaaggttcgatcctcctcagtgggcccgtttgattatttctcgtcccaaccaagaatccatcaaaggacgtcgtgtatgctattctgtttgtgggatgtgagaagtatgccatgtatcatttattataaatacattggtacgattgaaaacaaacggtttcttgtcgtggctctgtgaccagtccattttacatgcataccacaaatTAATGTAACTTGTTAACGTGtatttcgcaacaaaagttcgtgtattattctcgagtgtaaccggcgtcatctcattgtttggcaaggggttaTATATACATCTGGggaaagaccccccccccccccccccccccccatctacgGCCCCCCGCCCATCCCCCCGCTACTCGCGCCATCGATGAGTTTGATGAGTTCATGAAATTTCGATCCCCCCACCCCGCTAATCATtaatcatgctggctacgggcctgaagttatatacaatattcataagttagaccaaagatcaaattaggatcgtatcgggttgcatgggtctaccactttggaaaagttgctgaactttgttatgtataatcatgttaTAAAAtcgtgtgatacttgcataccatatcgatatatatataggacttctccctatgcttgtaaatgtgtatcaaagtactgatggtatcgctaacgatctcgaccaatgttctcaggtacaaaatacaaaatacaaagtagtaaccaaacactattgtacatacagatatatgtttacttcaagctgatcttcatgtaaagaagaagatgtcatcttctaaattctccAAAACAAACCACGCAAACAGccgcgtttactcggtttctaacgtcatgctaagttgtaggtttgacagctcatatatgttttaaaacttcgtaaatatcagctattatttcaagtgaagttgtatgtatctgatataaatgatagtgaaaataaaataataaataaaataagataaataaatcagtaaataaataaatacataaataaataattcgtggacagacatgtaacattgattagtagttgtacgactgtctttttttaaagggacattcccgagtttgctgcattgtaagatgtttctaacaaaatatttctacgattaaactttcatattaaatatattttcttgtttagaatatcagtgtctgtatattcaatgtgtttctgatcgtcttaatatttgtacaaagcccaaactggattttgtctttaaataatttcgtacgtacgaaaaaatacgttttaggaaataaagtgaaatttaacctagtacaaatattagaacgatcagaaacacatttaatatgcagccactaatatgttatatgcagaaaaatatatttgatatgtaattgcactCGTTAAAAGTCTAtgttaaaacttgcagcaatctcaggaatgtccctttaatgaaacgataagagGAAAATGGAGCTGTGATCaaggtctatgtgagttagggatttgttggggggggggggggggtttagggGGAAGgagaggcatattttattaaattttaaatactgatacatgtggagaattaagcATCACTGGTAaatcccaatctaattaaaattagctccactattacatgtggatctaacagcagcgcgttggagctcatgtccagttgacctttcattcgacctatcaaaaccttacttgcaaaatcatgtcattgacttgaaaagaatttgaaaacattcgagaTTATGcggagggtatacgaaatgattcgggtgaattacgaagtatgccggaaactaatttcaatataacattttatataaaattcgtttcaagacaaaaaaacaaacaaaaaacgtgatggtatagacataaaatctgtttatgctagtatacaatccagagtttattactgcacttatCCCCTATTTTTTCATTGTTGAAaaagaccaacaagttcgcctattgcataaatagtcttgaccgatatttttagaatttgtatgctcccgattaacgttataaaaggcgaagtgtagttggtcgatatttaaattgttatttataggtgaatgtcacctggacatgtgagtccatgcaatgctgttagatctactggtgagaccagtagagctaattttaatcagattgtggtAAATCCGCGTGAATATTTAACTGTAATTCTAATTGTcaaaagtagcaaacacattccactaaagttaattttattgtatgaatcttttaatttagcgctgttaaaatacccttgacaggcggctccagagacttcgtctaagttaatgtttcactgcttttggtcttaaaccattccgatgtaaactttaagtagaccgtttttcgcagccattttaacatcttatacgaaatatgtacgttagtcgctagaaattcacagctcctacgaagctactcacgacgctcatgacaactgtcgatcatgccccccaatttgtatatagcctcgataccgtccaattcggcaagggacggtactcttcgcgcacatgcgcaatgggaatgtgaaagaggtctgtTGTCCGTACACTGCAATATTCGAAATTCCGAATACACAAAAATCGAATCGAATCGAATCGAAGCTTCGCGACGATTTCGAATCGAATCGAATATACGAAGCTTCGCAGGGGCCTagctaatatattttttattatgctgttctaagtcaaattttaatatatttttcaattgttCTTTGAAGTCatttaatatttggttttaataatttctcttAACTAATGGTTACATAGTGATTAATTTTTGAACAACTGGCCCGATTTGCATACTTGGCAACGGTCGATTCAACCGATTGTCACATACAATGAAGGTGGCATGCTGCAacagtgtgacgtcatctgatcgcacacacacacacacacacacacacacacgattagACCATACTGCTCGGGGAGAtcaaacatcaaaacaaacggagcccatgattttgtttatttaaattattgcattgactttttaaaatcacccctaaaaatgtagttagtattatttagcacaattaatttattaatttatatccaaaagataataattattgcGAAGACTAATCGTCGAACAGCGTACTGGCTAGTACTTAATCCATTATGGTGACCCAGACAATCTGTTAGAACTGTCCCTGATACAAGACATGGGAAATagacattgttttagttttgatttGGGCTTGTAGGTCAAAGAAAAAGCCGACATGAAATTGAGAACGTTTTATCATCTAAGCCAAATCGCAGTTATTTTCGTGttacaacataatatttataaagtttatttgttttatttaatgacgccactagagcacattgattgttttatcTTATCCGCTATTGGAcctcaaacatatggtcattctgacactattttatttttttagaggaaacccgctggcgccacataggctactctttttttacgataggcagtaagggatcttttatttgcgcttcccacagacaggatagcacaaaccatggtctcgactgggatccgaacccagtacctaccagcctgcagaccgatggcctaaccacgacgccaccgaagccggtacataatatttgtttatattactaGTTTTTACTGTTGTGTTCTTTAAAAATTTACCTTTTATGAACATTTATCTGTACTTTATATTGTTAGAAGTTAAagtatattgtttaaattacaccactagaatacattgatcatatgctattggatgtcaaacaccacgttgtcatcagaggaaaccccgctacatttttttttctaatgcagcaagggatcttttttgtgctctttcccacagacaggaaaacacatatgacagcctttgaccagatgtggtgcactagttggaacgataaaaaaacaccaatcaGGTGAATAGAtacaccgatgtggttcgatcttgcgacccAAGCATcgcaagcaagcactcaaccgatgcctcaagatattgagttgaaatattgtgtacacttttattgttaaatttatttagcatttttgtacttacaattttgaatcagttgcaattttaacaatatttgtccTAATGCCTACAATTTTTACTGAATGTGGcaatcggtgtgtgtgtgtgtgtgtgtgtgtgtgtgtgtgtgtgtgtgtgtgtgtgtgtgtgtgtgtgtgtgtgtgtgaaaccaagtgaatatttccttttctgaacagatcaggcccttttaagggccactATGGGCAACCTTGGGAGACATCTCAACACCAACTAGGTCccagtaacgagctactctcggcatactaagttcaaaaatatatatagctccCCATTTCTATTTAggcggaccgttcaaaaatgcgtCATATTTCCTACATTCaatttggcttaatcctacgggatattccaaatgccatagcaccaaaaccacctCAACCTGCTACCGATTGGACGTGTTACTCTCttacacctgccagtgcagacggtcccctctcctgtcctggacggaggagccagctgaggccggcacctgtgcccatgacagccgtgcgctaaaacagcttgctctgaatgagcacgttaaaccctatgacctgacctaacctgatTATGAAAGCACTCCGTTTAAAATTTCAGTCAGGTCaagtcatatttaaattgcacattcagaacaatttTGGTTCTTATTGACGAACAAAATTTGAGACCActgtctgcatttttatttttggtgaacCCTCTAAATTTGTGCCAACTTTTAATCTAGTGTACACTTGTTTGACTGAATTAGActaaatgtattgcatatttcATTCCATCGCATTTCCCCTTCCTCTCCTACTATATAACCATTAACACAAGCACCAAGCGTTAGCCAGCAGAACAATACTGTAGAATTACGTACTTTACATGAACATGCACGCCCTTTGAACTGAATGCACATTACGCAATATGGTTTTATGGCTCTTGGCTGTGTAGCTTTGTACTTGCTTTGTATGGAGAGATGGTAAGAACACATGTACGTACACCTGGTTGCGATGCAGTACACATGAACACCTGCATACATGCGCATGTGCAGATGCAGACTATGacataaaaacaagtttgtCAACTGGATTTCGAATacggtttttggggttttttttatttgtttgtttgttgttgttttttggtttgtttgttgttattttttttatatctgttGCTTTGATATTGCAAGGACTGTGCGGtcacgaacaagcttcattttgCCAATCCAATCTTGgaatagtggcagtcctcttactgccggtgcaggaaggatgaagttgtCTTGTGCCTTGCTCGGATGCATTCATTTAAATCTAGAATCGtggtcgatccccgccagtgggattatgtctcgttccagctactAAGGCATGGGTATGTActaacatggggggggggggggggggggggggcatatttataaataataaaattgaagtggagatattttgatgttttgggggtggggtgggggagggataTAGCCTATAACAATGACCGCGAGGTGTATTTGAAaggggtggagtgggtggggggcatggtGTCGGTTCATTGGCCTGggagatgaaaataaatgtatttcacgGTCTGAACATGCTGCCCTGAGAAAAgtttgaatttcaggtgttaaaatGTCACATTTCCGGCCTTTTGAACAGAGTAACTGGAAAAGTGGGAGAATGAGGACTATTATGTATGATTATGTCGGTACCTTttaggatattaaacatttattccatTGATAGTAATATAACGTTGGATAAAAATGGGACTGACATGGAATTTTACCCCAAAATATACCAGATTCTTCTTCGTagtcttttattatttagtttttgtacTTATTGTAACgcctgaaaaaaagaagaaaataaatcaaaatattataaaccagTAAAAGATTTAGCGTGGATGAAATAAATCTTAAGACGTTTtcccaaaataaaattgtatggaAATTAACAGGGGGACTATACCGGGTCCGCAACAATAACAGCACTAGCATTAGATACAACCTATATTaaagttccttttggaaatcacgccaacacacatttacatattaacaaagcagctcgcagacgaaacgactcgtgatcgttggtcaaatcggcggtaaacatacatgtataatgatacTGGTACAACTAGTggagaatacacatgcaaaataaacggctccagataaaacctgtaaccTAGGTTCCTTTTGCAAATCACGTAAACACATTTATGTAACTAAGCATATCACAGACGGCGATCGTTTGTAAAGTTGGCGGTATAAACACATACTAGTGTGCATGTATGACTACTGGTGGGGAAAAAAGGCATATTTCATTATGGGGTGTTTTCCCAAATCAAATTGAATGGATAAAAttagcatataaatatatttgacataaaataaaaaaaaaaaaaaaataaaaataatagtaataaaaaaaaccggAATATTTTGCCCAAATCAAATTGTATGGattaacattgaaaaaaaatgtatacatacacaagaaacaaacaacagtaGAGAGAGATATCAACAACGACAGtcctagaaaaagaaaatatacatatagctGTAATACA includes the following:
- the LOC121367306 gene encoding uncharacterized protein LOC121367306, producing MFATPRLLAMLTPSLMTAVISGASGTHFNCIDDFDFERLFDELSEKEFTFPPLAPSSVTTTVVSSSPDATTSAMDSDDDDVFIYTPSTIVASGSPVATTSATVANPILRSILKTPYM